In Zingiber officinale cultivar Zhangliang chromosome 1A, Zo_v1.1, whole genome shotgun sequence, a genomic segment contains:
- the LOC122013361 gene encoding putative anthocyanidin reductase, with the protein MEEGQRRCRVCVTGATGFMGSLLVKKLLEKGHVVHATVRNPGDESKVGFLRNLAGAGARLSLFSADLYAAHTFAPAIHGCEFVFLVATPFQHIPSSQFKDIAEATVSSIRTILQLCERSRTVRRVIFTGSVTASSAMKEDGSGFKEAMDESCWTPLHLPFRYCEDFEKDYTRSKTLSEKEILSYNDERRETSMEVVSLTSGLFGGDTILSHLPLSSQIVVSPMTGNPVHRRQLKFLHALLGSVPVVHIDDVCEAHAFCMEPPSMAGRFLCAAGYPALQQIADYYAKKFPDQLPAITKEEDEEAAKVYVPGKSTKMTDLGFKYKHAVEQILDDSFESAKRFGVLLDKTTSNRY; encoded by the exons ATGGAAGAAGGACAGAGACGCTGCAGAGTGTGCGTCACCGGTGCCACCGGCTTCATGGGATCTTTGCTCGTCAAGAAGCTCCTGGAGAAAGGCCATGTCGTTCATGCCACCGTCCGGAATCCAG GGGATGAGTCCAAGGTTGGATTTTTAAGGAACCTAGCAGGCGCCGGCGCGAGGCTCTCCCTCTTCTCCGCGGACCTCTACGCCGCCCACACCTTCGCGCCGGCCATCCACGGTTGCGAGTTCGTCTTCCTGGTCGCCACCCCCTTTCAACACATCCCTTCCTCTCAG TTCAAGGACATCGCCGAAGCGACGGTGTCGTCCATTCGCACCATACTGCAGCTATGCGAGCGATCGAGGACGGTGAGGCGGGTCATCTTCACAGGCTCTGTCACCGCGTCGTCCGCCATGAAGGAAGACGGCTCCGGCTTCAAGGAGGCCATGGACGAGTCTTGTTGGACTCCCCTCCATCTTCCCTTCCGTTACTGTGAAGATTTCGAGAAG GATTACACTCGTTCAAAGACGCTATCTGAAAAGGAAATACTATCGTACAACGACGAACGGCGAGAGACATCAATGGAAGTTGTGAGCTTAACTTCCGGCTTGTTCGGAGGCGACACGATTCTGTCACACTTACCGTTGAGCTCCCAAATCGTCGTCTCGCCGATGACCGGCAATCCGGTGCATCGAAGGCAGCTAAAGTTTCTCCACGCGTTGCTGGGCTCGGTGCCCGTCGTGCACATCGACGACGTTTGCGAGGCTCATGCATTCTGCATGGAGCCGCCTTCCATGGCCGGGAGGTTTCTCTGTGCAGCAGGGTACCCAGCACTGCAACAGATTGCAGACTATTATGCCAAGAAGTTCCCTGATCAGCTACCAGCGATCACCAAAGA GGAAGATGAAGAGGCAGCCAAAGTGTATGTACCAGGCAAATCAACTAAGATGACAGATTTGGGGTTCAAGTACAAGCACGCTGTGGAGCAGATTTTGGATGATAGTTTCGAGAGTGCCAAGAGGTTTGGAGTACTCCTCGACAAAACTACAAGCAATCGATATTAG